The segment ACAAGAGGAAAAGCTCATGAAGGTATAGAACCATCTCACTTTTCCTGTATTGATTTTCAAGAGGGGCATGGAAACATATTATTCCAAATGAAATTCATTCAGTATgtgccattctttttttttcttaatgctaTCTATGTTGTTTTCACTGGATGTAATCTTCATTGTAGCTGTCACTGATCACCGAAACGAACCGCTCGAGCCATGGCAGCTGGTGAAGGTCCTTCATGGTGTCAATGATATATGAATCGGCGCAGCGGGGCGGCGACTGGCTTGGAGGCTCACCCAGGTTGAAACCCCCTGAGAGGAACCTCTGAATGAGAGCCAGCTGAGCTCTCTCCTGCTCCGAGTACCCTTCGATGGCGGTTGACATGCAGTCGAATGTGTCCCATGCCCATATCTCAGATGCTTGGGTGGAATGCGCTGCCGAGGAGGCCTCGATGCTCTCTTCGTCCCAGAACACACATTGGCATGTCTGTATACCATTTGTGTACTCGGCGCCACAGGAGTAGCAGAACTCGTGTCCGCACCTGCAGAAGTGAGAAAGCAAAATTTAGCATAGCGATAAGAATCAAAAGGTGCATTCATGAATGAGAAATCCTTGATGGGAGTGAGCATTTGCAGTGCAATAGCCATCTAGGTGGGCGAGCAACACAGAGCACATCTAGTTGGATCTGAATCTTCCTGGTGTGGAATTACCATGAAGAGTACGCCCATATAAACAAAACCCTAATGCAAACTGTAGAGGAAAATTCTCTTATTGACAACAGTAATGCACCTTAGGCCCCAACCAAGAATTGTATGAAGTTGTCTCTTGTATGatatgataaattaaataactAATTTGGGAATCTGGGATTCTGAGGCCATAATAATGGAACACCTTGGAATTTGTACTGAAAACTACCAAGTTCTTTAATTCAGAACGTGGTCAGAGACAGAGTGGACCAACATAATATAGCTAGCTTACAGTCTACAACATTTCTATTTGTTTGGGTAACTTTCAACTATTACAGATTGTTCTGAGAGGCAGAAATCATCACATTACTTATAAGTTGCACCAAGGAAGCTTCATCAAACATAATAAGCATTCGTTATTAACCTGTGAAAATGTGAAATGATTCTTCTCTCATTTAGAAATTTTAACTACTAGCATGACAACAGATCTTTACTCTTATAATAAACAGTGTTTAATGCTTTCAAGTTTCAGTTGAAGCCCAATGAAACCAGCCAAAAAGAGTGCTTCTCTATGTAGAATTATAAAGCTTAGTTCTGTGTgtaattgtttaatttttttaaaaaagaaattgctCTTTTTAGTCTACAAGATTCCATACCAGCAAGTGTGCCAAACTGAAAAAAGGAACATACCAGCAATTCATATGGAAGCAGCCTTGTGTGAGTTCAATCATTCGTCGGCATCTCTGACAACGCCTCCACCTATTGTTTTGTGCTAGCCGATGCAAAGACAGGTCTCCTGCATCTCTTTCATCAACAGGCAAGCTCTGGTACTCATCACAGCCCATCATGACATGCCATGGCACTCCACAGTTGATACAGATATCTCTATGGCATTCTGGGCACTCAACACAATTGAGGTCTGACTGACTTGATGTACTTGCCCTAGAGAAGTGCTGACTAAGGTCTAGTAGAACTGAACAGTTTGGAAAGGGACAATAAAATCTTTCCATGTCTGAGGTGCCAGCTTCTGCAAAAGCTCTCTCCAGAGAATCGTAGCAGCTAACTGGAAGGAATGACTTACACTCACTAGCAGAAATATGATATTTACACCTTAACTGTGGGCATCTTACAGGAACCTTGGAGGTTTGCAGCTTCTCTTGAGTATATGAAGTCAAGCAGCTATAGCAAAATGTATGAGCACAACCCACTTTGATCATCTGAGCGCCTCGTTTTTCCTCACAGCAAATTGAACAGGTGCCAACCTCGTATGGAGATAGATACATGATGCCTATGGCTTCTTTGGCCAACTGCAGTGGTCTCTCAAGCTCAAAGCTAGGAAGCAATATTATATCAAAGTCTTCCAGCTTTTCCACCAGTTCAAGAATTCTGTGTCCTAAAGCTACCAAGAGCTGGTCTTCTAGAATTTCAGCTTCTGCAATCTGTCAGTGCAAAAGAACAAGAAACGACACATCATGTCTAAGTATGATATAATACAGGAAGGCAGTAAGATAACTCTATTGAAATAGCTAATTATGTAAGCATTCTACAGCTTTCGGACAACATAAATTGAACAAACTACTGCATAGAACTGCAAGTGATGAATACGATCTATATACTGCAGCTGCACTGCAGTAGCAGAATTTGGAATGTGCAGCTGTCATAACTGCACATTCCATACCTTTTCATCCTTTCGTTCCTCTTAGTTTAGTTCTGTTTACAACAGTGAGCTATTAATAGGTAGCTGTTAAAATCTCAAATAGGAAAGACGGTTTCTTCATTGACTGATTGTTGAATTGATTAGTTCGACTAACTTGGAACCAAGCAAGATGGCATGAAGTCAAGTACAGTTATCGTTGGTGCGGTCCATTTTTTGTCATCCGGAATACCAGCCAAACATGTGATATCCTCAAAACATGAATTGCATTATTTTGGTAGCGTATATCACAAGGCCAAACTGCAACATACAGTTTAGTTAACTAAACCTTAGGCGCTCATTAGGTGATGTCCAATTGAAGAAATATCAGGGTGGTTGGAAGCGATACTAGCAATTCTGTGTAACAGTCATGAACATTCATAAGGGCAAACCATATATTAGAGAAAATCAGAAACTCTTGCCTGAAAGTACAGCTTCTCTGAATTAGTGAAAGCAAAGATCTTCCGTATGCCATTCTGCAACGCCACT is part of the Oryza glaberrima chromosome 12, OglaRS2, whole genome shotgun sequence genome and harbors:
- the LOC127756955 gene encoding E3 ubiquitin-protein ligase RSL1 → MEERLADAEGGFACNSRGEDDFRSCCGDEDEWEDTEESFTAGVAKGELDESSVRLFFKGVSSPEAEGKKLSGIGVVMERSPGVPMLQVQKKLDFYVDELVADHLALMDGLSVALQNGIRKIFAFTNSEKLYFQIAEAEILEDQLLVALGHRILELVEKLEDFDIILLPSFELERPLQLAKEAIGIMYLSPYEVGTCSICCEEKRGAQMIKVGCAHTFCYSCLTSYTQEKLQTSKVPVRCPQLRCKYHISASECKSFLPVSCYDSLERAFAEAGTSDMERFYCPFPNCSVLLDLSQHFSRASTSSQSDLNCVECPECHRDICINCGVPWHVMMGCDEYQSLPVDERDAGDLSLHRLAQNNRWRRCQRCRRMIELTQGCFHMNCWCGHEFCYSCGAEYTNGIQTCQCVFWDEESIEASSAAHSTQASEIWAWDTFDCMSTAIEGYSEQERAQLALIQRFLSGGFNLGEPPSQSPPRCADSYIIDTMKDLHQLPWLERFVSVISDSYNEDYIQ